From the Streptomyces sp. NBC_01216 genome, the window CCGCTCGACCGCCCTGGCCAGGCCGGCCCTCAGCGTCTCGGTACTGACCCGGCCGCACGAGCCGTCGGTCGCCCTGCGCTCGGAGACGAGGAAGGGGGCACCCGGCTGGTCCCAGGCATCGTCGAACTGCCCGCGGACCTCCTCGACGAACCACACCGCCTGATCGCGGGCCCCGTTGATCAGCGGCACGATGCGCTGCTTGGGTCCGCGGCGACGCGAGCCCTTACCGAATCGAACGTGCAACTTGCCAAGTGGCCCCAACTCCCACTTCAGATCGGCCATGTCGAGCCGGGTCGACTCCCCGATACGCAGGCCCACCTGGGACCACAGTTTCGCGGCGGTGTAGTTGCGGGCGGCAGGCAGGAACTTGCGAGTCGTGGCCACGTGGTCCCGCCAACCGTCGAAGAGCTTGTCGATCTCGGCGTCGCTGGGTGGAATGCGGATGTTGAGCTGCCAGCCGCCCCGGGGCCTGTTCATCTCGTCGATCGGGCACTGCACCAGATCGCCGGTCAGTGTGTGGATCTCCGCTTGGTGCCGCAGCTCCAGGTACTCGAAGAATACGGCGACACCGAACGCCTTGCCGCTGACCGTGCTGTGGGACTGACCTCGACACCGTTCACCGAGGAACCGGTCGGCGTCATCCGGGCGGGCAGTCCACAGATGCCGCCCCATCGAGTCACGGAACTCCGACACGGCTCTGATCTCTGCCTGGATCGACCCGTCCTCCACTCCGGCCGCGGCTCTCGCGAGCACGAAGCCGGCCACGAGGTCCTGCTCGAAGGCGTCGAGGTCCTCATCAGCCGGTGTCGGCCGCACCGAGCGAAGGTCACGCACCAGCGCCAGCGACACCACCGACCTCGCCTTCACCCATACGGCACATCGATCAACGAGGAGGCGAATATTTCAGGAATCCCGACGATCCGTCAACTCTGGCCAGCACGCTGGCCGAGCGCGCGACGCCGCAGGCCACCAGCGGCAGGGACCAGCACAGACGCCCGGCGACTCCCGGGAACTCAAGGGAAAAGAGACATCAGGAACTGGAAGGAACTGACCTTCTACCGGCCCTCCAAGCAGACGGAGTACGTGCACATCGACCCCCTGTTCGGTGAGCCGGGCAAGAACGTCATCGACTTCGACCTGATCGAGTCCCAATTCCGCCACCTGATGCGCGTGGCCGTCTCCGTGCGCGAGGGCGCCATTTCCTCCTCCACGCTGCTCAAGCGGCTGCGCTCCGGGTCGAGGAAGAACGCCACGTACGCCGCGTTCCGCGAGGTCGGCCGCGTGATCCGCACCGTCCAGCTCCTGCGCTACCTCGCCGACGCACCGCTTCGTCGGCGGGTGACTGCGGCGACCAACAAGGTGGAGTCGTTCAACCGGTTCTCCCAGTGGATCGGCTTCGGCAACCGCGGCGTCATCGCGGACAACGAAGATCGACCCGGAGGACCTGGCGCACATCTCGCCGTACCTGACCGAGCACATCAACCGGTTCGGCGAGTACAGCACGCACGAGCTCGGCATCCAGCCCGACGCGTACGACCCAAAGCTCGACGTCGACTTCACCCCGCTGCGCGAGCAGGACCTGACCACCGCCGGCCTCGGCCAAGCCGCGTGAGTCTCGCGATTCAGTAGAGCCGCACGCGCGATGTCGCCGAGGTCACTGGTGTGGTCGGCTCAGCCCTGCGACGAGGAGTTCGACCATGCGGCGTGCGTCGTAGCGGGGATCGCTGTCCGCGCCGATGCAGAGGTTACCGACGCCGCGCATGAGCTGGTACGCATCGATGTCGGGGCGGATCTCGCCGGCGACGGCTGCGGCTTCGAGCAGTTCGGCGCAGACGGGTACGAGGCGGTCGAGGAAGTAGGCATGCAACGCCTCGAAGCCGGCGTTGTCGGCCTGCAGCACTGCGGCGAGTCCGTGTTTGGTGACCAGGAAATCAGCGAAGAGGCTGATCCACTGCCCTAGTGCGGAGTGCGGAGAAGGGCTGGTCGCCAGCAGGGCCGGACCGGCATCAGCGCAGGCGTCGACCTGGTGCCGGTAGACGCCGATGATGAGGTCCGCTCGCGCCGGGAAGTGGCGGTAGATCGTGCCCACCCCGACGCCGGCCCTGGCCGCGATGTCGCGTACCGGCGCTTCCACGCCCGACATGACGAAGACCGCGGAGGCCGCATCGAGCAGGGCCTTCTGGTTGCGCCGGGCGTCCTTCCGCCTAGCCGGGGCCGCCTGCCCTGCGCCCTCGTCACTGTCGTTCACCGCGCCGCTCCTTCCACTCGCCGCTTGCAAAAACGGAACGAGGTTCCGTATCGTTCCGGAACGAGGTTCCGCTTTGTGCATGATGCCAGAGCAGGGGCCCGGCAACCAAGCCATGCAATGCATCACGTTCCACCCACAATGAGGAGACAAGGCCATGCAGTACCGCACTTTGGGTCGCACTGGTGTGCAGGTCAGCACCCTCGCGCTCGGAGCGATGAACTTCGGAAAGATCGGGCGCACCACCCAGGAGGAGGTCACCGCCATCGTCGACGTCGCCCTGGAGGCGGGGATCAACCTGATCGACACTGCCGACGTGTACAGCGGCGGCGAGTCGGAAGAAATGGTCGGCAAGGCCATCGCGGGTCGCCGCGACGACATCGTGCTGGCCACGAAGGCGACCATGCCGATGGGCGACGAGCGCAATCGCCGGGGCAGCTCGCGCCGCTGGCTGGTCACCGCGCTGGAGGACAGCCTGCGTCGGCTCGGCGTCGACCACGTGGACCTCTACCAAATCCACCGGTGGGACCCGAACACCAGCGACGAGGAGACCTTGTCGGCGTTGACCGACCTGCAGCGCGTGGGAAAGATCCGCTACTTCGGCTCCTCGACCTTTCCGGCCTACCGCATCGTGCAAGCCCAGTGGGCCGCCCGCGAGCACCACTTGAGCCGTTACGTCGCCGAACAGCCCAGCTACTCGATCCTGCAGCGCGGCATCGAGGCCCATGTGCTGCCCGTGACCGAGCAGTACGGGCTCGGTGTGCTGGCGTGGAGCCCGCTGGCCTCGGGCTGGCTGTCGGGCGCGATCCGCGAGGGTAGCGAGATCACCACCAGCCGCTCAACGTTCATGCCGCAGCGCTTCGACACCGCCATCCCCTCCAACCGGGCCAGGCTCGACGCCGTCGAGCAACTGGCCAAGGTCGCCGACGAGGCGGGCCTGACGGTGATCCAGCTCGCGCTCGGCTTCGTGACCGCGCACCCCGCCGTGACCAGCGCGCTCATCGGCCCCCGCACGCTGGACCACCTGCACACGCAGCTTGCCGCCGCGGACATCACGCTCTCCGCCGACGTACTCGACGCGATCGACGCCATCGTCGCCCCCGGCACCGACCTTGCCGCGCACGAGAAGAACGACACCCCGCCCGCGCTGCTCGACCCGTCCCTGCGGCGCCGCTGATCGTCCCGGTGACAGCCTCCACATCCACTTGGGGTGCCGTTGACGAACGGCGAACCAAGTGGCAAGTAGCTCTCTGTAGTTAACGTGACGGTCAGTCGCTGGTTCGGGGTGAGGGCCAATTGAGCAGCGGATAGCGGCAGCGGTGATTCCGCTTCGAGGTCGGCTTATCGGACTTCTAGGCTCTGACGCACTATCAGGGTTCTGTTGCGGTAAATGCCGGATTTACTGCGGCGGGTCCTCTGCGGTGATCGTCACGACCTGCGGTGGGTTCTCCGGCCGCCGCAGGCGAGGTGTACGCATTTACTGCGGCAGCGCCGGGAGGGCGGGGCAGACGTGGCGATCAAACCGGTGACCGAACTCGGGAGCGGGGGCTCGCTCCGCCTGCCGCACGCCCGGGTCGTGCCGCTGTCCGCCCCGCCTTCGTCGTACACCGGCGCGGTCGAGCGGTACCTCACCGGTGCGGGCATCACGAAGTCCTCCGCGCGGATCTACCGGATCTCGCTGACGACGTGGGGATGGATGCTCGCCGGCGAACCCGCGCCGACCGGACCCGCCCGCCGGGGCGCGAAGCCGCCCGTCTTCCCCGTCGCCGCGATCGACGACCCGGCGCTGCCCGAGGTGCTGGCCGAGCTGGCGGCGGCGCGGGCGGACGAAATGGACGCCGACACCGTCAACCGCGAACTGTCCATCGCGCGCAAGGCGATCGGCTGGTGGCAGCGCCAGGGCTGGATCGACGGCGATCCGACGATCGGCATCGAGCGGCGCCCGGCGCCGCCCGACCGCACCAAGGCCCTGGCCGAGAACCAGATCGCCGCCCTGTGGCGCCTCGACGTCGGGCTGAGGGAGAAGACGTGCTGGAAGGTGCTCTACGAGTCGGCAGCGCGGGCCGACGAGGTGCTGTGCCTGAACGTGGGAGACCTGTACCCGCAGGACAAGCGAGGCAAGATCACGTCCAAGGGCGGGGCGGTCGAGTGGATTCACTGGCAGTCCGGCACCGCCCAGCTGCTGCCCCGCCTCATCGCCGGACGGACCCGCGGGCCGCTGTTCCTCACCGGCCGCAAGGCCCCGGCCGGCACGCCGTCGCTGGACGTGTGCCCGGAGACCGGCCGGGCCCGGCTCTCGTACCGGCGGGCCGAGGAGATCTTCGAGTACGCCACGCGGCTGCTGGCCAACCCGCTCGCCTCACCCGAAGACATCGAGGACCTGAACGGCTGGACGCTTCACCGGCTCCGGCACAGTGCCCTGACACACGACGCCGAGGGCGGCACCTCCACCCCGATGCTGCTGGCCCGCTCCCGCCACGCCTCCGTGCGCTCCCTGGAGCGGTACGCCCGCCCCGGCGTCGACGCCGTCGCCCGGCACGTCGCCGAGCGAGACCCCGCCGCACGTCGCCGCAGGTGAGTCCGAGCGCAACAGGGCTTCAAGATCATCCCGTTGCCCCTTTGACGCGTATCTCGGTCACACCCCAGTAGTGACTCTTCGCCGTCTCCAGTGCCCACGCATAGCTTCGCAGAGCGCCGGCGGCGCGGCCGTAGCCCTCGGCGATGTGCTGCATGAGTTTGCGTGCCTCAGCGACCCGAGACACGTAGTGCTGGCTTCCTTCGCTGTGCCAGTGGGTCCGCTTCTCCGCGCGCTCGGCCGGCGCGTCGACCTCGACCAACATGTCGTGGAGGCGCTTGAACTCGTCGGCGTTCCGCTCGACGAGGGCGGGGTTGCAGCCTTCGAGGAACTCGACGTCCTTGCGGTAGCTCAGGCCGGTCACTTCGCCTCCGGTGCCACGTACTGGCCATCGCTCAGGACGTTGTCGAGGAAGCGACGGGTATTGGCGTCGTCGACGGCGACGAAGTCGGTCCCCGTGGTCTTGAGACGGGTGGCGAGCGCCGCGAGGAGCGCGACCGTGTCCAGGAACTGATCGTCGGCGAACCGTCCGAAGCGTTCGACCTCGGCGGCGACTTCGGCATGGGATCGCGGTACGCGCGCCATGGTTCCGAGATCACCGTCGGGCCTGCCTTCTTGGAGCAGTCCTGCGATCTCGATCAGCAGGTTCGCGTTCCCGTTGATGGAGTCCGTGTTGTAGTCGAGCGTTCCGCCGGTGGTTGCACCGCCCCGATCCACGGGGAGCTGGTTCAGCCGCATAACGGTCGGGCCGTCTAAGGAACCGTCGGCCTTCTCCTGGGCCCATTCGTCATCGAACGACACGCGTCCCCCTGCGGTTGTCGGTCTCCTGTACGAGCGACCGAAGAGGCTACCAAGGATCGCGACGACACCGTGGTGCGGAGGTGACGCAGGGTTCCCTGAGAGGTCTGGACAACGACAAAGCCCCAGGTCGCTGACCTGGGGCTTCGTAGAAGAGCGGATGACGGGAATCGAACCCGCGCTACAAGCTTGGGAATCACTCGGCACTTGGGCCTGTGAATGACGCCTGACCTGCGGGAACGCGCCCTGGCGGCGGCGTCGTGGCTGCTTCCGCCGCCCCCTTGTTCACTGCTGTTTACCGCACCTACTGGCACGTTGTGGCACGGCTTTCGCGCGGGCTGGATTCCCGAGGGCGCTGTTGTCTGGTCCACCGAGCGGTTGTCTGGTCCACCGAGCGGACAGGTGTACGGGAAAGTGGCAGGTCACTGCCAGAACACCTCCTCGACGATGATCTGAGGGTCGGCGGTGCGTCGGGTGAATGCGTAGTGGATCCAGCCCCGGCCGTGATCGAAGTAGCAGACGTACAGCCCGTTCGGCACCGTCGACCGAAGCGGCGCGATGCGGCAGCCGGGCGGGAGATCCGGGATGTTGTCGATGCCGCGGAAACAGGGGTCCTCGACGGTGACCAGTTCGGCTCGGATGCCGTCGATCAGGTCGCGGACCGGCTTGGGCAGGGAGTCGCGGGTGGTCCGGGCCGTATCGACCCAGTCCATCTGCCAGGGCGGCCCCATGAAGTCGCTCACTGGCCGGGCTCCGCCTTCCCCGCCTCGCGCCGAAGGTGCGCGGCCTGCGTGAGCAACTGCGTGGCTTCGGCGTTCGTCGTCGCGTCGGCTGCCCGGTTTTCCAGATCGTGGATGTGCCGGTCGAGCGCGGGATCGCGGGCGATGGCGAACTCGGCCCACCACTGGGCGAGGAACGCCGGCACCGGGGCGATGTCGTGAGCGTCGCCGATGGCCCACTTCCAGTGGGTGTCGAAGTCGGCGAGGAGCTGCGGTGTGTGCTCGGCGATCGCGGCGCGCAACGCCTTCGTGTTCCGCTCGGGCATGGGCGGGATGCCTGACGGCCTGGGGGCGGTCGTCATGCCGCCACCTCCTCGCTCCCGCTGCCCTGGGCGGCCTGCTTGGCCTTGTAGGCGACGGCGAGGGCGGACGCGTACTGCGGTGTCCACTCCATGTGCCTGGCGACGGCCGGAGCTCCGCCGCGGCCGAGGTCTACGGCGATACGCCCCGCGGTCTCACGGAAGTGCGCGACGGCGTCGTCGGCGGCCTTCTTCGCCCGGTCCAGTTCGAGCTTCTGCCTGTCGGTCAGGGCGGCCTGCGGAGCTCGGGTGCGGGGTTTGTCGGTCATGGGAAGAGTGTGGACCCCACGCCGATAAATCACAAGGATTACTTGTCGTTAAGGGCCCTGCTCGAAAGCGCGGCCGGCGTGTGCGCGGGCGGCCTGTCGTCCTTCTTCTCTGTCGAGGTCAAGCGGGACCTTGGGCGGCTCGCGGAGTGCGGGTGCCGGCGGCACGCGAAAGAACCTCTGGGTGGCGTAGTCCTGCGAGTTGGGGCACGCGAATGGCGCGCGGGCCCGGATAGGTCTAGACAACAAACAGCCCCAGGTCGCTGACCTAGGGCTTTGCCGTAGAGCGGATGACGGGAATCGAACCCGCGCTATAAGCTTGGGAATCACCCGGCACGGGGGTGCGTGCATGTGCTCTGACCTGCGGAAACAATCGCTTCCCGCTCTGATCTGGCCGCCTCGCTGGTCCCTTTGTTGACCGCTGTCTACCGCCCCTACGGGCACGTTGTGGCACGGCCGCCGATGGGCCGGGACCGTGGTGCGGACAGTCAGGGCTGACGCCGGGAGCGGGAGACTGTCGTGGCCGTCACGAGAGGAGAGCAAGGAGCAACCGCCCCGGGACCAGGTAGAGGGTGGCGGCAGCGCTCGCGGCGAAGATCGGCAGTGTGACCAGAACGACGACGGGCAGCCTCAGGAGGGCCCAGCCGTCGAGGACTTCGCCCTCGTCCTCGCGTCCCCGCACATACCAGACGCGCTGATACGGCAGGGGCTTCACGGTGGGACCACTCACCCTCCGTACGTGCTCGTACCGCCGCCCGGAGACGTCGGTGACGACGTGGACATGCTGGTGGCCCGACGAGGCCAGTTCCGAGCGGTCGAAGTCCGCGTGGGTCCGGTGCCCCCGGCGGATCAGCGCCCACAGCCTGGACGCCGACGAGAAGAGGAAAACGCCCGACCCCAACGCGAAGCCCGCCGGGACGTAGCCCGCGGCGAGGTAGACGATGCCTCCCACCGCGTCGCCGACGGCGAACAGGGCGGCCGCGTACCCGAGGAGCGCGGCGACCACTCCCGGCACTACCAGCCTGCCCGAGTCGATACGGTCGCGCGGCGACGGCGCCGGGGCGGCCGGGCGCCGCGCGGGGTGCCCGCTGGCGATCGGGAGCGAGCCTTCGCGCAGGCGTACCTCGTCCGCCGCGCACACCGGGACCGGGCGCCACGTGCCACTCGGGGGCGTCCACGGCACTTCAGCGGTCGACGGTCCGTGCCGGGGGTCGAAGAAGCAGAGCGGGAGCCGCGCGGGCAACGGTCCACCCGTGAGGCGGGACTCCAGACAGGCCAGGGCGTACCGGCCGTCGTCCAGGCACCGAAGGACGTCCTCGCGGTCGTCGTGGCGCAGGGCCCGATCGGCCGCCTCGTACGCGTCGAGGGCGCGCGCCTAGTCCGCCACCGCCTCCGGCGGCGTTCCAGGAGTTCCCGGCCGGAAGGGGTGACCGGCCAGCAGTTCACCGAACTCGGTCACGGCGGAGGCGAGGCTCGCTTCCTGCCGTGTCCTCTCCTTCTTGCGCTCCCGCACGACCCCTCCCGCAGGCTCGTTCGTGTGGTTCAGGGGTCAGGGCCGCGAAGTGGATCAGCCGAGTACGCCGATGAGGAGGCCCGGCATGAGGGCGAGGCCGATACCGCCGAGGAAGAGGAGCATCCCGCCTGTCACGACCGTGATGAACAGAGCGGTGAAAGGGTCGCCCAGGGTGTGGCTCGTCCTCTCGCCGGGGACGAACCACAGGACCCGGACGGGACGCGGTCGGGCGAAGCGGCCCGACGGGCGGAGTTCGTGCTTCCGGACGACGCCGTCGGGGTCGGTGAACTCGTAGACGAACATGGGCCAGGGGCCGCCGCTGCCGAAAGTGGTGCCTCTGTCGACGTATCGGGCCTCGACCCGGATCCCGCGGGTCCAGGGATCCCGTGCACCGACGAATCCGAAGCGGAGGACCGGGGCGATGAGGGCGACCACGGACCACGGCGCGACGGAGAACCAGACCCCGACCGCGCGTGCGGGATGGCCGAGAGCCAGCAGGACGAGCGAGGCGAGCAGGTTCGCCGTCAGCAGCGCGAAGAAGGCGAGCCGGACCGGGGAGTGGCGCTCCCGTAGGGGCAGTGAGCGAATCGGTTCCGTGGTGACGTCGGCCGGCCGCCGCGACCGGTGTCCCCGGTGCGCCGTGCG encodes:
- a CDS encoding TetR/AcrR family transcriptional regulator, whose product is MNDSDEGAGQAAPARRKDARRNQKALLDAASAVFVMSGVEAPVRDIAARAGVGVGTIYRHFPARADLIIGVYRHQVDACADAGPALLATSPSPHSALGQWISLFADFLVTKHGLAAVLQADNAGFEALHAYFLDRLVPVCAELLEAAAVAGEIRPDIDAYQLMRGVGNLCIGADSDPRYDARRMVELLVAGLSRPHQ
- a CDS encoding tyrosine-type recombinase/integrase, with protein sequence MSLALVRDLRSVRPTPADEDLDAFEQDLVAGFVLARAAAGVEDGSIQAEIRAVSEFRDSMGRHLWTARPDDADRFLGERCRGQSHSTVSGKAFGVAVFFEYLELRHQAEIHTLTGDLVQCPIDEMNRPRGGWQLNIRIPPSDAEIDKLFDGWRDHVATTRKFLPAARNYTAAKLWSQVGLRIGESTRLDMADLKWELGPLGKLHVRFGKGSRRRGPKQRIVPLINGARDQAVWFVEEVRGQFDDAWDQPGAPFLVSERRATDGSCGRVSTETLRAGLARAVERHLPSWRGRLSPHVLRHYCASSLYRNGVDIVAIQELLGHEWVATTMGYIHVHISHIEDSWERAAGRSAARLGGVRS
- a CDS encoding Tn3 family transposase → MRNWKELTFYRPSKQTEYVHIDPLFGEPGKNVIDFDLIESQFRHLMRVAVSVREGAISSSTLLKRLRSGSRKNATYAAFREVGRVIRTVQLLRYLADAPLRRRVTAATNKVESFNRFSQWIGFGNRGVIADNEDRPGGPGAHLAVPDRAHQPVRRVQHARARHPARRVRPKARRRLHPAARAGPDHRRPRPSRVSLAIQ
- a CDS encoding aldo/keto reductase, which encodes MQYRTLGRTGVQVSTLALGAMNFGKIGRTTQEEVTAIVDVALEAGINLIDTADVYSGGESEEMVGKAIAGRRDDIVLATKATMPMGDERNRRGSSRRWLVTALEDSLRRLGVDHVDLYQIHRWDPNTSDEETLSALTDLQRVGKIRYFGSSTFPAYRIVQAQWAAREHHLSRYVAEQPSYSILQRGIEAHVLPVTEQYGLGVLAWSPLASGWLSGAIREGSEITTSRSTFMPQRFDTAIPSNRARLDAVEQLAKVADEAGLTVIQLALGFVTAHPAVTSALIGPRTLDHLHTQLAAADITLSADVLDAIDAIVAPGTDLAAHEKNDTPPALLDPSLRRR
- a CDS encoding tyrosine-type recombinase/integrase gives rise to the protein MAIKPVTELGSGGSLRLPHARVVPLSAPPSSYTGAVERYLTGAGITKSSARIYRISLTTWGWMLAGEPAPTGPARRGAKPPVFPVAAIDDPALPEVLAELAAARADEMDADTVNRELSIARKAIGWWQRQGWIDGDPTIGIERRPAPPDRTKALAENQIAALWRLDVGLREKTCWKVLYESAARADEVLCLNVGDLYPQDKRGKITSKGGAVEWIHWQSGTAQLLPRLIAGRTRGPLFLTGRKAPAGTPSLDVCPETGRARLSYRRAEEIFEYATRLLANPLASPEDIEDLNGWTLHRLRHSALTHDAEGGTSTPMLLARSRHASVRSLERYARPGVDAVARHVAERDPAARRRR